In Gadus morhua chromosome 2, gadMor3.0, whole genome shotgun sequence, a single window of DNA contains:
- the LOC115534217 gene encoding homeobox protein Hox-B6a, whose translation MSSYFVNSTFPVTLPGSGQAAAESFLGQIPLYSSAYTTDSLRHYPGAAAVTAAAVAYGATGVHQEKQYSASNYYQQAANGAYAVHRAPGLGVGNGAGACDYSAAAASFYREKDPTACGLEEHSLSLSQDIVHRKTECPGLSGKGLFGEMVDDKQSTTPVYPWMQRMNACNGTFGNPGRRGRQTYTRYQTLELEKEFHFNRYLTRRRRIEIAHALCLTERQIKIWFQNRRMKWKKENKLINSSSSANGDEEEKTNE comes from the exons ATGAGTTCGTATTTCGTGAACTCGACGTTCCCGGTGACGCTACCGGGCAGCGGACAGGCAGCTGCCGAGTCGTTCCTGGGGCAGATTCCGCTTTATTCGTCGGCATACACGACCGATTCGTTGAGGCACTATCCAGGCGCTGCCGCCGTGACCGCCGCAGCAGTAGCGTACGGAGCCACCGGCGTGCATCAAGAGAAACAGTACTCGGCGTCGAATTACTACCAACAAGCGGCGAACGGAGCCTACGCCGTGCACCGGGCACCTGGACTAGGGGTGGGCAACGGAGCGGGCGCGTGTGACTACTCAGCGGCAGCAGCGAGCTTTTACCGGGAGAAAGACCCAACGGCATGCGGTCTAGAGGAGCATTCACTCTCGCTCAGCCAAGACATTGTTCATCGCAAAACAGAATGCCCCGGGCTAAGTGGGAAAGGGCTGTTTGGTGAGATGGTCGACGACAAGCAATCGACCACTCCCGTGTATCCCTGGATGCAGAGAATGAACGCGTGCAACG gAACCTTTGGTAACCCCGGTCGGCGGGGGCGACAGACGTACACCCGTTACCAGACACTTGAGCTCGAAAAAGAGTTCCATTTCAACCGGTACCTCACGCGACGACGGAGGATAGAGATAGCCCACGCACTCTGTCTCACCGAGAGACAGATCAAAATCTGGTTCCAGAATCGAAGGATGAAGTGGAAGAAAGAGAACAAACTCATCAACTCCTCGTCGTCAGCGAATGGCGACGAAGAGGAGAAAACAAATGAGTGA